The genomic segment CCGGCCCCTCCGGTGTGGGTAAGACGGAGCTATCGAAGGCTTTGGCCGAGTTCCTCTTCGGCGAGGAAGACGCCCTTATTCAGATCGACATGGGCGAGTTCCACGACCGCTTCACCGCCTCCCGTCTCTTCGGTGCTCCTCCCGGATATGTGGGCTATGAAGAGGGCGGCCAGCTCACCGAAAAGGTGCGCCGCAAGCCGTTCTCTGTGGTGCTGTTCGACGAGATTGAGAAGGCCCACAAGGAGATCTACAACACCCTGTTGCAGGTCCTTGAGGATGGCCGCCTCACCGACGGCCAGGGCCGTGTGGTGGACTTCAAGAACACGGTGCTCATCTTCACCTCTAACCTGGGCACCCAGGACATCTCCAAGCCGGTGGGTCTGGGCTTCACCGGTTCCTCGGAGATGGACCACGATGCTCAGTACGAGCGCATGAAGCAGAAGGTGGATGATGAGCTGAAGAAGCACTTCCGCCCCGAGTTCCTCAACCGCATCGACTCCACCGTGGTGTTCCACCAGCTCACCCAAGATGAGATTGTGCAGATGGTGGATCTGCTTATCTCCCGTGTGGAGCAGGCCCTTGCGGAGAAGGACATGGGTATCGAGCTCACCGATAAGGCCAAGAATCTTCTGGCCAAGCGCGGTTTCGACCCGGTTTTGGGTGCCCGCCCGCTGCGTCGCACCATTCAGCGCGACATCGAGGACGCCCTCTCTGAGCGCATCCTCTTCGGCGAAGTCGGTGCCGGTGAGATTGTGACTGTGGACGTGGAAGGCTGGGACGGCGAGTCCAAGGACACCGACGGTGCCACCTTCACGTTCACTCCGCGCCCGAAGCCGCTGCCCCAAGAGACCTTCTCTGAGATTTCTCCCGAAGCCGCTGCCGCCATCAAGGATGTCAGCGACGCTGCGGAGGAGGACGTCCCCGAGTCCGATAGCACTGTGGTTCCCTCTGGCGTAGGCGAGGAATCTACTGACAACAACGAGGGCGAGCAGCCCAACGGCGAGCAGAACTAGGAGATCAGCATGGGCATCACGTTCCGTAAGCGCCAAAAGGTAGGCAAGAACTCCTGGATCAACCTCTCCGGCTCGGGCGCTTCGACCTCCACCAAGGTCGGGCCGGTCACCTTCAACTCCCGTGGCGGAGTGTGGGTGAACCTTCCTGGCGGCCTCACCTATCGCGGCCGCTGGAAGTAATCCTGCGTCAAAGCTGAGACTCCTCACCGCACAGCACTCGCTTGGCGGTGGGGAGTTTTTTCGCGCTTATCGACGCCATCCTCCACCATCAGCTGCGCAGTGGTGTGGGGGAATCGAATGCACAAAAAGAACTGCTCTCCTTCCCCGTGACGAGATGGGAGAAGGAGAGCAGTGGTCTATCTAGCGCGGATGATGACGATGGTGTGAAGAACCATCAGATTGATACTCGGAAAGCCGTTAGACGCTCTTACGCCGGCTCGCGAAGAAGATAGCTGCCGCGCCGGTGAGCACCAGTCCGAGAGCCATACCCGCGATGCCCTTCACCGAGGCGCCAGTATTGGCGAGTCCCGAGGACCCGTGGCTCTTGTCGGCGTTGGCCCCACCATGTGGACCGTTACCATTCGCAACGCCAGCCACTTCATCGCCCTTGGTGGGGGAGTCCTTCGCCTCGCCGGTGCCCTTTGATCCCTTGGGATCCTTAGTAACACTAGGCTTCTTGTTGTTTCCCGGCTTGGTGTCCCCGCCGGGCGGCGTTTCCTCGCCAGGCTTGCTGTCGTCGCTGGGCTTGGTGCCTTCTTCTGGTTTCTTGCTATCACCCGGCTTGCTGTCTTCGCCCGGTTTGGTGTCGTCGTCAGGTTTGGTGTCTTCGCCCGGTTTGGTCTCGTCACCCGGCTTGGTGTCGTCACCAGGCTTGGTCTCGTCACCGGGCTTGGTGTCGTCACCGGGTTTGGTCTCGTCGCCCGGCTTGGTGCCTTCGCCCGGCGTGGTGTCGTCTCCGGGTTTGGTCTCATCGCCCGGCGTGGTCTCATCCCCCGGGGTGG from the Corynebacterium ciconiae DSM 44920 genome contains:
- a CDS encoding DUF4236 domain-containing protein, coding for MGITFRKRQKVGKNSWINLSGSGASTSTKVGPVTFNSRGGVWVNLPGGLTYRGRWK